One window of Globicephala melas chromosome 2, mGloMel1.2, whole genome shotgun sequence genomic DNA carries:
- the LOC138842562 gene encoding WAS/WASL-interacting protein family member 1-like, with product MGGGHLGGPGGPGGSAEEAEASLPPVTSPGDQASPGPLGTTLPSRGLRSQQLAGRVPADPEPNRWPRGLGARGGPARRAALTRLPGFAAREGPAPSCSCGASSSCRAALPRPAEGGVRSRTPADQQAPARRKQSSAVHSALFAGGEQRSRPRPEKLQPGPSSTNTPPRTPRPRPRPRPATEAERLPPLCSGRSSPPPPPPRPALPLRARPAARAASFPPPPPPPGQGRRRAGGAAVSRPPSHRGPGIPAARAGSPASPPPVTRTRPPCRPPRLPDLPTSGSTGPASSLAPRLRGPGLPAPAPRLRGAMFTSLHHRNSQAPGEGSAEAPPPHLRCLLAERRAVAGRGVEAPPPPGKFASCEAAAPLTWRAERGGRSPARPPHRRPPAAPGLYCVARRPAALRARARARRGLPPGPARRARPHPPSRRPVLRASPQI from the exons ATGGGTGGCGGACACTTAGGCGGTCCTGGGGGCCCGGGAGGATCTGCAGAGGAGGCGGAGGCCTCGCTGCCGCCCGTTACCAGCCCCGGGGACCAGGCCTCGCCTGGGCCCTTGGGGACCACCCTGCCCAGCCGCGGCCTTCGCTCCCAACAACTAGCC GGCCGCGTCCCGGCGGACCCCGAGCCGAACCGCTGGCCCCGAGGCCTGGGCGCGCGGGGAGGACCGGCCCGGCGGGCGGCGCTCACGCGACTCCCCGGCTTCGCGGCCCGTGAAGGCCCCGCGCCGTCCTGCTCCTGCGGGGCCTCCTCCTCCTGCAGGGCCGCCCTTCCGCGGCCGGCCGAAGGCGGGGTGCGCAGCCGAACCCCCGCAGACCAACAGGCCCCTGCCCGACGCAAACAAAGCTCCGCCGTTCACTCGGCGCTGTTTGCAGGGGGCGAGCAGCGGTCACGCCCGCGGCCCGAGAAGCTGCAGCCGGGCCCGAGCTCCACAAACACCCCGCCTCGGACACcccgcccgcgcccccgcccccgccccgccaccgAGGCCGAGCGTCTCCCACCATTATGCTCCGGACGGtcctcgccgccgccgccgccgccgcgcccggCCCTCCCCCTCCGCGCCCGgcccgccgcccgcgccgcctccttcccgccgccgccgcctcctccggGCCAGGGCCGGCGAAGAGCGGGGGGGGCTGCGGTCTCCCGGCCTCCCAGCCACCGCGGGCCCGGCATCCCTGCCGCCCGCGCCGGCTCCCCGGCCTCCCCGCCTCCGGTTACGCGGACCCGGCCTCCCTGCCGCCCGCCCCGGCTCCCCGACCTCCCCACCTCCGGCTCCACGGGCCCGGCCTCCTCCCTGGCTCCCCGGCTCCGCGGACCCGGCCTGCCCGCTCCGGCTCCGCGCCTCAGGGGCGCCATGTTTACAAGCCTCCACCACAGAAACTCGCAAGCACCCGGCGAGGGAAGCGCTGAGGCCCCGCCGCCGCACTTACGGTGTCTCCTCGCCGAGCGGCGGGCCGTGGCCGGGCGCGGAGTtgaggcgccgccgccgccgggaaAGTTTGCGTCCTGCGAGGCCGCGGCGCCGCTCACATGGCGGGCTGAGCGGGGCGGCCGCTCGCCGGCCCGGCCTCCTcaccgccgcccgcccgccgcccccGGGCTTTATTGTGTGGCCCGCCGGCCGGCCGCGCTGCGGGCTCGGGCTCGGGCTCGGCGCGGGCTCCCTCCCGGCCCGGCCCGCCGTGCACGCCCACACCCACCTTCCCGCCGTCCTGTGCTCCGCGCCTCTCCCCAAATTTGA